Below is a window of Congzhengia minquanensis DNA.
TAAAAACACATAGGAAGAGGACGTATCGCTGCCATGGTGCCCCACTTTTAGAACGGTGGATTTTAAGTCAAATTGTTTTGCAATGATATCGTGCTCCTCGTCAAATTCTGCATCCCCCGCAAACAAAAAGGAGGTTTGCCCATAGGTAATTTTCAGCACGATGGAGGTATTGTTCAGGTCTTTATCATTGTCCTGAACAGGGCCAAAAATTTCAACGGTGCTGCCGCCGAGCTGAAACTGGTCCCCAGCCGCTGGATGCTCTACCGATAACCCCTGGCCGCTCACCTTTTTTAAAAAGGACTGATATGCTTTCGTATCCGCCACCGCAGCCGGTGCCAGCACCTTGCCTGCTGCTGCCACAGACAATGCACCGGAAAGGCCGCCGACATGGTCTTCGTGTGGGTGGGTGCAAATTACATAATCAATGTTTTTCACAGCAAGCTTGCTTAAATATGCGGCAACCAGCCTGCTGTCTGCAACGTTTCCGCCGTCTATCAGCATAGATTTTTCTCCGCAGAGCACCAATGCGGAATCCGCCTGCCCCACGTCAAGAAAATGCACCTCTAAGTCTTGAGTATGCAGGGATTCCCCGGTATTATGCTCTGCCCCATTGGAAGTCTTAGATGTCTGTGTCTGAATTTCCTGTATGCCAGTCACAGTTGGTTCGGCTTGCCCTGTCAGTCCATCCTCCGGCCCGTTGCAGCCGAGCAGCAGACATGCCGCTGCAAATATTATAAAAAAATACAGTATTCTTTTCCCCATAATAATTCCCCCAAAATGATTACAATGCGTATTTTTAATTATAATGCAATGCTTTGGGTAAAACCACTACAGTTCACAGTTCGTGACCTGTCTGTATAGAAAAGTGACAAAACAAAAAGACCCGCGCTTAAGCGCGGGTCTTTTATTGGAAAATTCTTTATTTTGTTACCTCAATTACATCTGCGTAAGACACCATATCCGTGTCGAATATGCCGGTACCGCCCCAAACAAAAGCTTTTGCCTTTACGATTGGTTTCAGCTCCGGATCGTCTGCCGTTGTAACAGACAATGTGATTGTATCGCTGTTTCCTTTTGTAACGGAAATCGGTTTTGAATCGAAGCGTACAACGCCATTATCTTCATCATATAAAATGATGGCCAGGAACATATTCATGTTGGAGTCGTCTGCCTTGTTGTTTTCAACAAAAAGCGAACCTGTGATAGAGCCGCTTGCCGCATCAAACTCGCCCAGTGTCGGCGTAATGGTAAACGCTGTTTTTATCATATCGTCTGCGCTGATTTTATATACTGCGCCTGCAACGCCGCCATCTGTGAACGGCATAATTTCAAACCGTAACGTGCCACCGATTGCCGTTTCGGGAATGAGATACTCATAAACATTTGTTGCAGCAGAAAGCTGTGCTAAAGTTACGCTTGTTCC
It encodes the following:
- a CDS encoding ComEC/Rec2 family competence protein; translated protein: MGKRILYFFIIFAAACLLLGCNGPEDGLTGQAEPTVTGIQEIQTQTSKTSNGAEHNTGESLHTQDLEVHFLDVGQADSALVLCGEKSMLIDGGNVADSRLVAAYLSKLAVKNIDYVICTHPHEDHVGGLSGALSVAAAGKVLAPAAVADTKAYQSFLKKVSGQGLSVEHPAAGDQFQLGGSTVEIFGPVQDNDKDLNNTSIVLKITYGQTSFLFAGDAEFDEEHDIIAKQFDLKSTVLKVGHHGSDTSSSYVFLREVQPQYAVISVGKNNAYGHPGKAALSRLRDVGAKVFRTDVQGDIICKSDGQDVAFTTAKNTDAVTNSTEIDGSGQNIKNLTGVYIGNTNSKRFHLPSCQSLPKEENRVMFYSRSEAVEAGFTPCGNCNP